Proteins encoded within one genomic window of Neodiprion fabricii isolate iyNeoFabr1 chromosome 6, iyNeoFabr1.1, whole genome shotgun sequence:
- the LOC124185116 gene encoding protein king tubby 1 isoform X3, whose product MVGYDGPMQFTMSPSNPDMGVSQENKTIESEVTDIRTESGFYDGTERGDGADEESSPVDLRSPSEALHSQSPLRVAPVDGSINAINGENHSSSPELEGNVEGNIEQFVLQPANKKMHYKCRITRDRKGMDRGLYPTYFLHLERDYGKKVFLLAGRKRKKSTTSNYLISSDPTDLSRGAESYVGKLRSNLLGTQFTVYDNGYSLMKSEKREERTNPRQELAAVVYDTNVLGFKGPRKMTVIIPGMTSDQQRVQICPRDDTETLLECWKMKNMDNLIELHNKTPAWNDDTQSYVLNFHGRVTQASVKNFQVVHDSDVDYVVMQFGRVAEDVFTMDYRFPLCALQAFAIALSSFDNKLACE is encoded by the exons ATG GTAGGCTATGACGGACCTATGCAGTTCACAATGTCACCCAGTAATCCTGACATGGGAGTATCacaggaaaataaaactaTAGAGTCAGAAGTAACAG acaTCAGAACAGAAAGTGGATTTTATGATGGGACTGAACGTGGTGACGGCGCAGATGAAGAATCATCCCCGGTGGATTTGAGATCACCATCTGAAGCACTTCACAGTCAATCACCTCTTAGAGTAGCTCCTGTTGATGGGTCAATTAATGCGATCAATGGCGAAAATCATTCTTCG AGCCCGGAATTGGAGGGAAATGTTGAGGGTAATATAGAACAATTTGTTCTGCAACCAgccaataaaaaaatgcattaTAAGTGTAGAATAACACGTGATAGAAAAGGCATGGATCGTGGTTTATATCCAACTTACTTTTTGCATCTAGAACGTGACTATGGAAAAAAG GTTTTTTTACTAGCTGGacggaaacgaaaaaagagcactacaagtaattatttaatttcgtCTGACCCAACTGATCTTTCAAGAGGAGCCGAATCTTATGTTGGAAAATTAAGATCTAATCTATTGGGCACTCAGTTTACCGTATATGATAATGGATATTCCTTGATGAAGAgtgaaaagagagaagagcGAACTAATCCCAGGCAAGAACTAGCCGCAGTTGTTTACGATACTAATGTTTTGGGTTTCAAAGGGCCACGAAAAATGACTGTAATCATACCTGGAATGACTTCAGATCAGCAAAGAGTACAGATTTGTCCTCGAGATGATACAGAAACATTGTTAG AGTGTtggaaaatgaagaatatGGATAACTTGATAGAATTGCATAACAAAACACCAGCTTGGAACGATGACACACAGTCCTATGTACTAAATTTCCATGGACGTGTTACACAGGcttcagtgaaaaatttccaagttGTTCACGACAGTGATG TGGATTACGTTGTGATGCAATTTGGTCGCGTAGCTGAGGACGTTTTCACAATGGATTACCGTTTTCCACTATGCGCACTCCAAGCTTTTGCAATTGCATTAAGCAGTTTTGATAACAAATTAGCCTGTGAGTGA
- the LOC124185116 gene encoding protein king tubby isoform X1, with protein sequence MTSLDLRQQKLEQQRQIIAQKMKQKRQSGAGGMVQASNISSSQYSSHSTKWLNPNRELHGYDGPMQFTMSPSNPDMGVSQENKTIESEVTDIRTESGFYDGTERGDGADEESSPVDLRSPSEALHSQSPLRVAPVDGSINAINGENHSSSPELEGNVEGNIEQFVLQPANKKMHYKCRITRDRKGMDRGLYPTYFLHLERDYGKKVFLLAGRKRKKSTTSNYLISSDPTDLSRGAESYVGKLRSNLLGTQFTVYDNGYSLMKSEKREERTNPRQELAAVVYDTNVLGFKGPRKMTVIIPGMTSDQQRVQICPRDDTETLLECWKMKNMDNLIELHNKTPAWNDDTQSYVLNFHGRVTQASVKNFQVVHDSDVDYVVMQFGRVAEDVFTMDYRFPLCALQAFAIALSSFDNKLACE encoded by the exons ATGACATCTTTAGATCTGAGACAACAGAAACTCGAGCAACAG AGGCAAATAATAGCGcagaaaatgaaacagaaacgACAAAGCGGCGCTGGCGGCATGGTACAGGCATCAAATATCTCTAGTTCGCAATATAGCAGCCATTCTACAAAATGGTTAAATCCAAACAGAGAGCTTCATG GCTATGACGGACCTATGCAGTTCACAATGTCACCCAGTAATCCTGACATGGGAGTATCacaggaaaataaaactaTAGAGTCAGAAGTAACAG acaTCAGAACAGAAAGTGGATTTTATGATGGGACTGAACGTGGTGACGGCGCAGATGAAGAATCATCCCCGGTGGATTTGAGATCACCATCTGAAGCACTTCACAGTCAATCACCTCTTAGAGTAGCTCCTGTTGATGGGTCAATTAATGCGATCAATGGCGAAAATCATTCTTCG AGCCCGGAATTGGAGGGAAATGTTGAGGGTAATATAGAACAATTTGTTCTGCAACCAgccaataaaaaaatgcattaTAAGTGTAGAATAACACGTGATAGAAAAGGCATGGATCGTGGTTTATATCCAACTTACTTTTTGCATCTAGAACGTGACTATGGAAAAAAG GTTTTTTTACTAGCTGGacggaaacgaaaaaagagcactacaagtaattatttaatttcgtCTGACCCAACTGATCTTTCAAGAGGAGCCGAATCTTATGTTGGAAAATTAAGATCTAATCTATTGGGCACTCAGTTTACCGTATATGATAATGGATATTCCTTGATGAAGAgtgaaaagagagaagagcGAACTAATCCCAGGCAAGAACTAGCCGCAGTTGTTTACGATACTAATGTTTTGGGTTTCAAAGGGCCACGAAAAATGACTGTAATCATACCTGGAATGACTTCAGATCAGCAAAGAGTACAGATTTGTCCTCGAGATGATACAGAAACATTGTTAG AGTGTtggaaaatgaagaatatGGATAACTTGATAGAATTGCATAACAAAACACCAGCTTGGAACGATGACACACAGTCCTATGTACTAAATTTCCATGGACGTGTTACACAGGcttcagtgaaaaatttccaagttGTTCACGACAGTGATG TGGATTACGTTGTGATGCAATTTGGTCGCGTAGCTGAGGACGTTTTCACAATGGATTACCGTTTTCCACTATGCGCACTCCAAGCTTTTGCAATTGCATTAAGCAGTTTTGATAACAAATTAGCCTGTGAGTGA
- the LOC124185114 gene encoding FK506-binding protein 59 isoform X2 — protein MAAVDISPKKDGGVLKEIIKDGIGEETPAAGCKVKVHYTGTLMDGTKFDSSKDRNEPFEFDLGKKSVIKAWDIGVATMKRGEVAILTCAPDYAYRAAGSPPTIPPNATLKFEIEMIDWKGADLSPEQDNSIEKFQIVTGSGYITPNEGALVDVHLVGSYDGKVFEEKDVQFNLGEGEDVGIIDGVEIALRTFKMGEKSRLKIKSKHAYKNIGEPKFGIPPNADLEYTVELKNFEKASESWMIPGPDQIKQLTLFKEKGTAYFKEGKLGLAIKFYNKIITAFKDSPSSDEEEEETEAKDLRLSVNLNLALCYLKSNKSIEARDACTEALAINPNNEKALFRRGQANILLAAPELALKDFEEVLKINPKNTAAANQIIACKKLHKEQLAREKKIYANMFDKFALQDKQ, from the exons ATGGCTGCAGTTGATATTTCCCCAAAGAAGGATGGTGGAGTATTGAAAGAGATCATCAAGGATGGAATTGGTGAGGAAACTCCAGCTGCAGGATGCAAAGTCAAAGTACATTATACCGGGACTCTTATGGATGGCACAAAGTTCGACTCAAGCAAAGATCGAAATGAACCATTTGAGTTTGACTTGGGTAAAAAAAGTGTTATCAAGGCTTGGGACATTGGTGTTGCTACCATGAAGCGTGGAGAAGTTGCTATTTTGACTTGTGCACCTGACTATGCCTATCGTGCTGCTGGTAGCCCTCCCACGATCCCTCCAAATGCCACATTAAAGTTTGAG ATTGAAATGATTGACTGGAAAGGGGCAGATTTAAGCCCAGAACAAGACAATAGCATTGAGAAATTCCAAATAGTCACTGGATCTGGATATATTACTCCAAATGAAGGAGCTCTGGTTGATG tacaTTTGGTTGGCTCTTATGATGGTAAAGTATTTGAAGAAAAGGATGTTCAGTTCAATTTAGGTGAAGGAGAAGATGTGGGTATTATTGATGGAGTTGAAATAGCCTTAAGAACTTTCAAAATGGGTGAAAAATCAAGACTGAAAATAAAGAGTAAACATGCGTACAAAAACATTGGTGAGCCGAAGTTCGGAATTCCGCCAAATGCAGACCTAGAGTATACTGTTGAGTTGAAGAACTTTGAGAag GCTTCTGAAAGCTGGATGATACCTGGTCCAGACCAGATAAAGCAGTTGACACTGTTTAAAGAAAAGGGAACTGCCTACTTTAAAGAAGGGAAACTTGGACTTGCCATAAAATTCTACAACAAGATTATTACTGCTTTTAAAGACTCTCCCAGCAGTGatgaggaagaagaggaaactGAGGCAAAAGATCTCCGTTTGTCAGTAAACTTGAATCTTGCTTTGTGCTATCTAAAATCGAACAAAAGTATAGAAGCCAGAGATGCCTGCACAGAAGCTTTAGCGATTAATCCAAATAATGAAAAGGCACTGTTTAGAAGAGGTCAAGCAAACATTTTACTTGCTGCTCCTGAACTTGCACTGAAAGACTTTGAAGAAGTTCTGAAAATCAATCCAAAGAACACAGCTGCTGCCAATCAAATAATAGCATGTAAGAAACTGCACAAAGAACAACTAGCCagggagaagaaaatttatgcaaatatGTTTGACAAGTTTGCTCTGCAGGACAAGCAG TAA
- the LOC124185116 gene encoding protein king tubby 1 isoform X2: MKQKRQSGAGGMVQASNISSSQYSSHSTKWLNPNRELHGYDGPMQFTMSPSNPDMGVSQENKTIESEVTDIRTESGFYDGTERGDGADEESSPVDLRSPSEALHSQSPLRVAPVDGSINAINGENHSSSPELEGNVEGNIEQFVLQPANKKMHYKCRITRDRKGMDRGLYPTYFLHLERDYGKKVFLLAGRKRKKSTTSNYLISSDPTDLSRGAESYVGKLRSNLLGTQFTVYDNGYSLMKSEKREERTNPRQELAAVVYDTNVLGFKGPRKMTVIIPGMTSDQQRVQICPRDDTETLLECWKMKNMDNLIELHNKTPAWNDDTQSYVLNFHGRVTQASVKNFQVVHDSDVDYVVMQFGRVAEDVFTMDYRFPLCALQAFAIALSSFDNKLACE, encoded by the exons atgaaacagaaacgACAAAGCGGCGCTGGCGGCATGGTACAGGCATCAAATATCTCTAGTTCGCAATATAGCAGCCATTCTACAAAATGGTTAAATCCAAACAGAGAGCTTCATG GCTATGACGGACCTATGCAGTTCACAATGTCACCCAGTAATCCTGACATGGGAGTATCacaggaaaataaaactaTAGAGTCAGAAGTAACAG acaTCAGAACAGAAAGTGGATTTTATGATGGGACTGAACGTGGTGACGGCGCAGATGAAGAATCATCCCCGGTGGATTTGAGATCACCATCTGAAGCACTTCACAGTCAATCACCTCTTAGAGTAGCTCCTGTTGATGGGTCAATTAATGCGATCAATGGCGAAAATCATTCTTCG AGCCCGGAATTGGAGGGAAATGTTGAGGGTAATATAGAACAATTTGTTCTGCAACCAgccaataaaaaaatgcattaTAAGTGTAGAATAACACGTGATAGAAAAGGCATGGATCGTGGTTTATATCCAACTTACTTTTTGCATCTAGAACGTGACTATGGAAAAAAG GTTTTTTTACTAGCTGGacggaaacgaaaaaagagcactacaagtaattatttaatttcgtCTGACCCAACTGATCTTTCAAGAGGAGCCGAATCTTATGTTGGAAAATTAAGATCTAATCTATTGGGCACTCAGTTTACCGTATATGATAATGGATATTCCTTGATGAAGAgtgaaaagagagaagagcGAACTAATCCCAGGCAAGAACTAGCCGCAGTTGTTTACGATACTAATGTTTTGGGTTTCAAAGGGCCACGAAAAATGACTGTAATCATACCTGGAATGACTTCAGATCAGCAAAGAGTACAGATTTGTCCTCGAGATGATACAGAAACATTGTTAG AGTGTtggaaaatgaagaatatGGATAACTTGATAGAATTGCATAACAAAACACCAGCTTGGAACGATGACACACAGTCCTATGTACTAAATTTCCATGGACGTGTTACACAGGcttcagtgaaaaatttccaagttGTTCACGACAGTGATG TGGATTACGTTGTGATGCAATTTGGTCGCGTAGCTGAGGACGTTTTCACAATGGATTACCGTTTTCCACTATGCGCACTCCAAGCTTTTGCAATTGCATTAAGCAGTTTTGATAACAAATTAGCCTGTGAGTGA
- the LOC124185114 gene encoding FK506-binding protein 59 isoform X1: MAAVDISPKKDGGVLKEIIKDGIGEETPAAGCKVKVHYTGTLMDGTKFDSSKDRNEPFEFDLGKKSVIKAWDIGVATMKRGEVAILTCAPDYAYRAAGSPPTIPPNATLKFEIEMIDWKGADLSPEQDNSIEKFQIVTGSGYITPNEGALVDVHLVGSYDGKVFEEKDVQFNLGEGEDVGIIDGVEIALRTFKMGEKSRLKIKSKHAYKNIGEPKFGIPPNADLEYTVELKNFEKASESWMIPGPDQIKQLTLFKEKGTAYFKEGKLGLAIKFYNKIITAFKDSPSSDEEEEETEAKDLRLSVNLNLALCYLKSNKSIEARDACTEALAINPNNEKALFRRGQANILLAAPELALKDFEEVLKINPKNTAAANQIIACKKLHKEQLAREKKIYANMFDKFALQDKQKEEEKLRGQPDVMRGVLGEWGQEERPGGRDATAFEKENPNILMLNANGTGEFKNM, translated from the exons ATGGCTGCAGTTGATATTTCCCCAAAGAAGGATGGTGGAGTATTGAAAGAGATCATCAAGGATGGAATTGGTGAGGAAACTCCAGCTGCAGGATGCAAAGTCAAAGTACATTATACCGGGACTCTTATGGATGGCACAAAGTTCGACTCAAGCAAAGATCGAAATGAACCATTTGAGTTTGACTTGGGTAAAAAAAGTGTTATCAAGGCTTGGGACATTGGTGTTGCTACCATGAAGCGTGGAGAAGTTGCTATTTTGACTTGTGCACCTGACTATGCCTATCGTGCTGCTGGTAGCCCTCCCACGATCCCTCCAAATGCCACATTAAAGTTTGAG ATTGAAATGATTGACTGGAAAGGGGCAGATTTAAGCCCAGAACAAGACAATAGCATTGAGAAATTCCAAATAGTCACTGGATCTGGATATATTACTCCAAATGAAGGAGCTCTGGTTGATG tacaTTTGGTTGGCTCTTATGATGGTAAAGTATTTGAAGAAAAGGATGTTCAGTTCAATTTAGGTGAAGGAGAAGATGTGGGTATTATTGATGGAGTTGAAATAGCCTTAAGAACTTTCAAAATGGGTGAAAAATCAAGACTGAAAATAAAGAGTAAACATGCGTACAAAAACATTGGTGAGCCGAAGTTCGGAATTCCGCCAAATGCAGACCTAGAGTATACTGTTGAGTTGAAGAACTTTGAGAag GCTTCTGAAAGCTGGATGATACCTGGTCCAGACCAGATAAAGCAGTTGACACTGTTTAAAGAAAAGGGAACTGCCTACTTTAAAGAAGGGAAACTTGGACTTGCCATAAAATTCTACAACAAGATTATTACTGCTTTTAAAGACTCTCCCAGCAGTGatgaggaagaagaggaaactGAGGCAAAAGATCTCCGTTTGTCAGTAAACTTGAATCTTGCTTTGTGCTATCTAAAATCGAACAAAAGTATAGAAGCCAGAGATGCCTGCACAGAAGCTTTAGCGATTAATCCAAATAATGAAAAGGCACTGTTTAGAAGAGGTCAAGCAAACATTTTACTTGCTGCTCCTGAACTTGCACTGAAAGACTTTGAAGAAGTTCTGAAAATCAATCCAAAGAACACAGCTGCTGCCAATCAAATAATAGCATGTAAGAAACTGCACAAAGAACAACTAGCCagggagaagaaaatttatgcaaatatGTTTGACAAGTTTGCTCTGCAGGACAAGCAG AAGGAAGAAGAGAAGCTGCGCGGGCAACCAGACGTGATGCGTGGCGTTCTAGGAGAGTGGGGGCAAGAAGAAAGACCTGGTGGTAGGGACGCCACAGCgtttgagaaagaaaatccAAATATTCTCATGCTTAATGCGAATGGTACcggtgaatttaaaaatatgtga